Proteins encoded together in one Lagopus muta isolate bLagMut1 chromosome 3, bLagMut1 primary, whole genome shotgun sequence window:
- the CHRAC1 gene encoding chromatin accessibility complex protein 1 codes for MRGERPRPLRGGKMATRLSGGENRLVSLPLSRIRVIMKSSPEVSSINQDALFLTAKATELFVQYLASYSYKHGRGKEKNALTYSDLSHTAEECETFQFLADILPKKILASKYLKMLEKEKRDGELGKCDEEDDEEEDDDEAVDEAVGS; via the exons ATGAGGGGTGAAAGGCCGCGGCCACTTCGGGGGGGCAAAATGGCGACCAGATTGAGCGGCGGAGAGAATCGGCTGGTGTCACTGCCGTTGTCGCGCATCCGCGTCATCATGAAGAGCTCGCCGGAGGTGTCCAGCATCAACCAGGACGCGCTTTTCCTCACCGCTAAGGCCACG GAGCTTTTCGTTCAGTATTTGGCGTCGTACTCCTACAAACACGGCAGAGGCAAGGAGAAGAACGCCCTCACGTACAGCGACCTGTCTCACACTGCAGAAGAGTGTGAAACCTTTCAGTTCCTTGCAG ATATCTTGCCAAAGAAAATCCTAGCTAGCAAATATCtaaaaatgcttgaaaaagaGAAGCGAGATGGAGAACTGGGGAAATGTGATGAAGAGGACGACGAagaagaagatgatgatgaagCTGTGGATGAAGCTGTTGGATCTTAA